Below is a genomic region from Treponema sp. OMZ 798.
CTGAAGGTTTAATGGTTCTTTTTTATGGTTCGGCAGATGATGTTATAAAGTGTATGCTTGAAATTAAATCTATAGTTCAGTTTGAAAATATGGACAGAGAAATAAGTAAATTGCCTAAAATAGATCTTGCTGTAGGTATTCATTATGGAAGGCTTATGCTTGGTACTATTGGAGAAGAAGAAAGAATGGACAGCACCGTTATATCCGATGTTGTTAATGTTGCTTCCAGACTTCATTTTTATGCTCTAAAAAAAGGAGTAAATATTTTTATCAGTGAAGTTGTCAAAAAAAATGTAATTAATCTGCCTCTAAATGAAGTAAAATTTGAATATAACGGCTTGGTAAGATTTAGAGGAAAGGATGAGCCGGTTAGAATATATGAGGTAAAAAAATTATGACAGCCGAAAAGAAAAGGTTATTTTTAGGTTCTATCCCTTTTTGTTTTTTATTTATTCTTTTGTATTTAACTAATTTGTTTAAACCTATTTATGAACAAAAAATTATAGATTTGGAAGTAAAAAAAGGTAAGGTAAATATTCCCGCTAAGACTTTATCAGATTCTTCTCTTTTTTCTTTAAGCGGAGATTTATATTATACACCTAATCAGTTTTATTCATTAAAAAATAGTTCTGAAGAGGTTTATGTTAAGGTGCCGGGTGATTTTTTAAGTAAGGATTTAGGGAATGTGTTTGGTTACGGATCTTACGGTTTAGAATTATATGGTATGGATCCGGGGACCATCTATGCAATTCATGTTCCCCATATTTTTAGCAGCTGCAGTATTGTAATAAATGGAATAGATCTTGAAAGTCAAGGACAACCCGGTATAGATCGGGAAACGGAAAGTCCGGGAACCAGATCTTCTCAAATAGCTTTTAGACCGCTAAAAGATGGAACAGCCAATATAGTTATAAATGTTTCCAATTTTTTTAACAATAAAGGTTATATTTCGGCTCCGATTATTTTGGGGGAAGCAGCTCAAATAGGGACAATGTTTAGAGAAGACTTGATTTTTTATGGTATGATATTTGCCGTGACTTTTTCGGTTGCCTTATTTTTCTTTATGCTCTCATTTTTTCATAAAAGTTCCTCCTTTGTAATTTGGTTTGCTTTGACATCTATGGTGCTGGCCTGGCGCGGGATTTTCTTTTATCCTCATATTTTTGTTATTTTATTTCCTAATACCCCGTGGTTATTTAATTTTATTATGAGGTATGTTACCGTGCCTCTGCCTATAATTTTATTTACGGTTTTTATAAGTACAGCTTTAAAATTGCGGTATAAGATTCCTTATATCATTATATTATCAGTATCGGTTTTATATGCGGTTTCCACCATAGTTCTTCCGCCTGAGGTTTCCACATTTTTATTGGTTTACTACCAAATTTTTGCTTTGTTTTGTGTAAGTTATATTATCATCATCGCAATAATAGGTTTGAAAAAGAAGAAAGAATTTTCCGTGTGGATATTTATTGCGACATCCGTATTATTTTTATTTGGTGTTTATGACCTATTGGTTTCTTTAGGTATTATACCGGGAGAATTTTTTATTCAGATAGGAACGGTTTTTGCAGTTATTATATTGTCGATAATGGTGTTGGATGACTATTCCGCTTCGATAAAGAAAATAGAAGACCTAAGTGTAGAAATGAAGCTTATAAACAGGTCTCTTATTCGGTTTGTGCCGGATCAAATTGTAGAACTTTTGAATAAAAAGTCCATAACTGATGTTAAACTGGGAGATAGTGTTGAGCTTACAATGCCCATACTTTCAATAGATATTCGCTCCTTTACTCACACTTCAGAAAAACTTGCTCCCAATCAAGTTTTTGAATTATTGAATGAGTATTTTGCATTGGTAGCTCCCATTGTTCGTAAATACAATGGTGTAATAACGAAGTACTTGGGAGACGGCTTTTTTGCTTTGTTTCCTGATGGTGCAAATGCTGCTCTTTTATGCGGAATAGCTATACAAAAGGCTATTCGAAATAACAGCATTGCAGCTCCTAATTCTTCTCCTTTAAGAATAGGTATAGGAATCGATATGGGAGATATTCTTTTAGGAACCATAGGTAACTCTACCCGTATGGATAGTATTATTATTTCCAATTCTTACCATGTTGCGGAAGTCTTGCAGGAGTCGACAAAAAAGTATTCTTCATGTATTATTATTTCCGATAGAATTTATGAGGCTCTTAATGATATTTCCGAGCATTATATCAGGCCCATACAAAGGGTTAAAAATTCATCGAACAAGGAAACTTTTTTGTATGAGGTTTATGATTGCGATGATGACCTTATTCGAGATTTAAAATACAGCACTCAGTCCTATATGGAAAGTGCTTTAAAGGCTTTATCGAATGAAGGACTTGAATCTGCCGCTAAATACTTTGATAAGGTTTTAGGTATATTCCCAAACGATTCTGTTGCTCTGTATTATAAAAAAATATTTGAAAAGATAAGTACGCGATAAAATTTATTTTAAGGAGTAGTTTATGGCAAAGAAAGTTGTAATTGTAGGAGGCGTAGCAGGCGGAGCTTCCGTCGCAGCAAGGGTTAGACGCTTGGATGAAAATGCTGAGGTCATTATGTTTGAAAAAGGCCCTAATGTATCTTTTTCAAATTGTGCCTTACCTTTTTTCTTAAGCAGGATTGTTCCGGAAAGTGAGGATCTTGTTTTGATGACTCCGGAACAGTTTAAAAAGCAATATAATATTATTGCAAAGACTTCGCATGAGGTTCTCTCGGTTGATCCGTCAAAAAAGACTGTAAAGGTAAAAGATTTAAATGCCGGAAAAGAATTTGAAGAGTCTTATGATGTGTTGGTGCTTTCACCGGGTGCTGCTCCTGTTGTTCCTCGGGCCATCCTTGGACATGATAAGCCCCATGTCTTTACTGTAAGGAATGTTGTGGATATTAAAAAACTTGATGATTATGTTACCGCTCACAATGTAAAAGACATAGCCGTTATCGGTGCAGGTTTTATCGGTATTGAAGTTGCAGAAAATTTTAAGCTTGCAGGTAAAAACGTTTCTCTTGTAGAAAAGCTTCCTCAAGTTATGGCTCCCTTCGATTATGATATGGCCCAAATTCTTCATAAAGAAATACACGACAAGGGTGTAAACTTGGTTTTAGGTGACGGAATAAAAGAAATCGGAGATAACTTCATTGTTCTTGAGAGCGGCAAAAAACTTGATGCCGGTGTTGTAGTTATGTCTTTGGGTGTGCGTCCCGAAATTGCCTTAGCTCAAAGTGCAGGTGTAAAGCTAGGAGATTCCGGGGCTATTTTGGTTGATCATAATTACCGCACCAATATAGAAGATATTTATGCTGTAGGTGATGCTATCGAAGTAAATCATTTTATAACAAACAAAAAGACAAGGCTTACTCTTGCCGGTCCTGCTCAAAGACAGGCTAGGGCTGCTGCAGACGATATGTACGGCATTCCCCATAGAAATACCGGAGTTATCGGTTCTGCCGTTATTCAATGTTTTGATTATAATGCCGCATGTACAGGTCTTAATGAAAGAGAGTGTCAGGCTCAGGGAATTAACTATGACTGTTCTTATGTTATTCCGGGAGACAAGGTTGGCCTCATGCCTGATGCAAATCCCCTCTTCTTTAAGCTGATCTTTGCTAAGCCTTCGGGAAAGATTTTAGGTGCACAGGCTATCGGTAAGGGAAATGTAGATAAGCGTATAGATGTTATAGCTTCGTTTATCATGCTGGGCGGAACTTTGGAAGATCTAAAAGAGTTGGAGCTTTGTTATTCTCCTATGTTCGGTACTGCAAAAGATATTGTAAACCATGCAGCTCTTGTAGGTTTAAATATTTTAAACGGTGTTTATAATCAGGTTCCCGTTACAATGGTGAGAGAGCTTGTCGAGTCAAATGCCTTTATTGTTGATGTGCGAGAGCCCAAGGAATTTGATGCAGGTCATCTTGTAAATGCTGTAAATATTCCTTTGAGTCAACTGCGTGAAAGAATGAGTGAGATTCCGAAAGATAAACCCGTATATGTACATTGCCGCTCCGGTCAAAGAAGTTATAATGCTCTTTGTGCTTTGAAGGGCAAGGGTTATAAAAATATAGTAAACATTATGGGCTCATTCTTAGGCATCAGTGTTTACGAATATTTTAATGATGTTAGTCAAAATAGAAAGCCGATAGTGACTAAATATAATTTTAAATAGGAAGAAGCTTTTGGAAGAAAAAAAAATACCGGCAAATGTAAAGGGGTTATCAAAATTCGATGTTTTAAATCTTGTAATAGGTTCTATTATCGGATGGGGCTCCTTTATTTTGCCGGGGACTCTTTTTTTACCTACTTCGGGGGTTATAAATACCGTCCTCGGTCTTGTGATAGGCGGCCTTTTTATTATTGTTATACAAAAGGCTTATCAGGTTATGCTGTATCATCATGTGGGCGAAGGAGGTGAGTTTTCCTATACCTTGGCAAATATGGGAAAGGTTCATGGGTTTATTGTAGGCTGGTCGTTAAGTCTTTGTTATTTGAGTATGATTCCTTTAAATGCAACCGCCTATGTGCTTATACTGCGTAAGATTTTTGGGGAGGTGATTTTATGGGGTTATATGTATGATTTCGGCCCTACAAGTGTTTATCTTGCCGATATTCTTATCGCCTCCGCTCCCATTATTATTTTTACTATAATCAATTTAAGAGGGCTTTCATTAAGTGCAAAGATACAAAATATTATGAGTTCTGCCCTTGTGCTGATTGTTATAGTATTGTTTTTTATAATTATGGGTAAAAGCGATTTAAAGGTCTTTTCGGATAATTACTTGGGATTGGATAAAATATCCTTGGCAAAAACCGCATCGATAATAGCTATAATTCCTTTTTTGTTTGTGGGCTTTGATGTGGTTCCGCAAGTGTCCTGTGATTTGGGTTTTCCGCCATCTAAGACGCATTTGCCTACGATTATTTCCATAGTATTCGGCATTTTGCTGTACAGCCTTTTAAATATGATAGGAGCTTTTAGCTATGGTCCTGAGGAAGCGGCTAAGGTTGAGTGGGCCGTTGCCTCATCGGTTACAAGTACGACAGGCTCTATCGGTTTTTTCTTTTTGCTTATCGCAATTTTTTCGGCTGTTACCGGCGGTATAAACGGTTTTATGATAAGCAGCAGCAAATTGCTTGGTGCCTTATCGAATGAAAAATTGTCTCCGGCATTTTTGGGTAAAAAGAACGATAAGAATTTATATCCGAATGCAATTTTGTTTATTGCCGGGATAAGTTTAATAGGTCCGTGGATAGGAAGAGAAGTAATTATTTTGATTGTGGATATGGCCTCTGTATTGGCTGCCTTGGCCTATACCTATGTCGGTATGATAGGAATTAGAAAAGGCAAAAACTTATTTGAAAAAATAATGTGTGCTTTTTCGGGGCTTATCGGTTTGGTATTTATAGGCCTTCTTTTAATTCCCGGGTCTCCTGCACAGCTGACAAAGGAGTCAATGTTTTTTTTGATAGCTTGGACGTTTCTGGGCTTTTTATTTTATAGATTCGGTACTCGCCGAAATGAAAAAAGTAAAGAATAGTTTATAAGGAGTTGCGTATGAAAAAAATCGAAAACATTATCGGTTTTGCAGTGCTTATTTTGAGCATTGTTTTGGGATCCGCTCTATTGAAGACGGATATGTTGTTTTTTAGATGGGTTATAGGAATGGCCTTCGGTTATGTTTTGACCCGTTCTTTTTTCGGCTTTGCAGGAAGTATCAACAGAGCATATCGAACCGGCTCGACAAAACTTATGAGGGCTTTGATGCTGATGTTTGTACTTTCTGCAATTCTCACTTCAGCCTTTCTTATGTTTGGCGATGTTAAGGTTTATAACCTTTGGATTAACCCTATTAACTTGGGGCTAATTGTCGGCGGTATTCTCTTCGGTTTTGGTATGAGTTATTCTTCTTGCTGTGCTACAGGAACTCTTACTGACTTGGTTACAGGTTTACCGCGAGCACTTATTACTCTTCTATTTTTTGGAATAGGTGTTTTTGTGGGCTTCCCCCTTCAAGCCAGACAGTCTTGGATTAAGGAATCTTGGTTTAAAAGCGGAACAGGCCGCGGCGTTTTTTTACCGGACTTGTTTGCTTCTGAAGGAAAGAGCGGTTATTTAGGTGCAATTATTTTAACAGCCTTGCTTGCCGGTATTGTTGTTGTCATTTCATACATGTATGAAAGCAAAAGAAAAAAGAATAATCAATATTCAGGTGTAGGTTCAGAACAGGATCAGGATGCTGTAAAGGAACTTGATACTCATAATTATAAATTGTTTAGTGAAACAACTTATAAAAAAATCTTTGTCGAGCCCTGGTCTTTAACTATGGGTGCTGTTTTGCTGTCTGTTTTGTTTACACTTTTAATGGGAGTTACAAAGGCCGGTTGGGGTGCTTCAGGACCTTTCGGTTTTTGGTTTGGAAGATTGTTAAAGTTTTTTGGAATGAGTGTTGATTCCATTGTTGCCTTTACAGGAGGTAAACCAGTCCCTTATACAATGCCTTTCTTTGAGAATCCTTCTTTTGTACAAAATATAGGAATCATTGTAGGAACATTGATCTGCCTTCTTCTTGCAGGAAGCTTTACTGAGAGCTTTAAGTCCGAGTTAAAAATTAAGGCTAAAGATGTTTTGATTTTTGCAATCGGAGGTTTTGCAATGGGCTTCGGAACAAGGTTATCAAACGGATGTAATGTCGGTGCCTTGTATACCCCAATTGCAAACTTTTCGCTTTCAGGATGGATATTCTTAATTTGTCTTGTTGCGGGCGGTTCTTTAGGAAACTATACTCTCACAATGCTTAATAAAAAGAGATAAGTGAAAAAAACGCTTTAGAATTTTTCTAAAGCGTTTTTTTTATAAAATTTTAATTTGGGTCGATAAGGGATTCTGCTAAAATTTTTAAGGCTTGGCGTGATACATTCCCATCGATTGAAACAGCTTCCAAAAAAAGTTTTTCCGGAACAACAGCTAGAAGGCAGTCAGTTACCGCTATGGCTGTACCTGTTCTTTTTCCGTTTAAAAGACAAGCAAACTCTCCGAATAAATCTCCTTTTTCCAAATCTAAAATTTTATTTGATGTTGTAACTCTTACCGAGCCTTCTATTATATAATAGATTTCGCTGGATTCATCTTCGTAATTAAATATTACCTCGCCGGCTTTTATTTCGA
It encodes:
- a CDS encoding FAD-dependent oxidoreductase, with product MAKKVVIVGGVAGGASVAARVRRLDENAEVIMFEKGPNVSFSNCALPFFLSRIVPESEDLVLMTPEQFKKQYNIIAKTSHEVLSVDPSKKTVKVKDLNAGKEFEESYDVLVLSPGAAPVVPRAILGHDKPHVFTVRNVVDIKKLDDYVTAHNVKDIAVIGAGFIGIEVAENFKLAGKNVSLVEKLPQVMAPFDYDMAQILHKEIHDKGVNLVLGDGIKEIGDNFIVLESGKKLDAGVVVMSLGVRPEIALAQSAGVKLGDSGAILVDHNYRTNIEDIYAVGDAIEVNHFITNKKTRLTLAGPAQRQARAAADDMYGIPHRNTGVIGSAVIQCFDYNAACTGLNERECQAQGINYDCSYVIPGDKVGLMPDANPLFFKLIFAKPSGKILGAQAIGKGNVDKRIDVIASFIMLGGTLEDLKELELCYSPMFGTAKDIVNHAALVGLNILNGVYNQVPVTMVRELVESNAFIVDVREPKEFDAGHLVNAVNIPLSQLRERMSEIPKDKPVYVHCRSGQRSYNALCALKGKGYKNIVNIMGSFLGISVYEYFNDVSQNRKPIVTKYNFK
- a CDS encoding YeeE/YedE family protein yields the protein MKKIENIIGFAVLILSIVLGSALLKTDMLFFRWVIGMAFGYVLTRSFFGFAGSINRAYRTGSTKLMRALMLMFVLSAILTSAFLMFGDVKVYNLWINPINLGLIVGGILFGFGMSYSSCCATGTLTDLVTGLPRALITLLFFGIGVFVGFPLQARQSWIKESWFKSGTGRGVFLPDLFASEGKSGYLGAIILTALLAGIVVVISYMYESKRKKNNQYSGVGSEQDQDAVKELDTHNYKLFSETTYKKIFVEPWSLTMGAVLLSVLFTLLMGVTKAGWGASGPFGFWFGRLLKFFGMSVDSIVAFTGGKPVPYTMPFFENPSFVQNIGIIVGTLICLLLAGSFTESFKSELKIKAKDVLIFAIGGFAMGFGTRLSNGCNVGALYTPIANFSLSGWIFLICLVAGGSLGNYTLTMLNKKR
- a CDS encoding adenylate/guanylate cyclase domain-containing protein: MTAEKKRLFLGSIPFCFLFILLYLTNLFKPIYEQKIIDLEVKKGKVNIPAKTLSDSSLFSLSGDLYYTPNQFYSLKNSSEEVYVKVPGDFLSKDLGNVFGYGSYGLELYGMDPGTIYAIHVPHIFSSCSIVINGIDLESQGQPGIDRETESPGTRSSQIAFRPLKDGTANIVINVSNFFNNKGYISAPIILGEAAQIGTMFREDLIFYGMIFAVTFSVALFFFMLSFFHKSSSFVIWFALTSMVLAWRGIFFYPHIFVILFPNTPWLFNFIMRYVTVPLPIILFTVFISTALKLRYKIPYIIILSVSVLYAVSTIVLPPEVSTFLLVYYQIFALFCVSYIIIIAIIGLKKKKEFSVWIFIATSVLFLFGVYDLLVSLGIIPGEFFIQIGTVFAVIILSIMVLDDYSASIKKIEDLSVEMKLINRSLIRFVPDQIVELLNKKSITDVKLGDSVELTMPILSIDIRSFTHTSEKLAPNQVFELLNEYFALVAPIVRKYNGVITKYLGDGFFALFPDGANAALLCGIAIQKAIRNNSIAAPNSSPLRIGIGIDMGDILLGTIGNSTRMDSIIISNSYHVAEVLQESTKKYSSCIIISDRIYEALNDISEHYIRPIQRVKNSSNKETFLYEVYDCDDDLIRDLKYSTQSYMESALKALSNEGLESAAKYFDKVLGIFPNDSVALYYKKIFEKISTR
- a CDS encoding APC family permease, with protein sequence MEEKKIPANVKGLSKFDVLNLVIGSIIGWGSFILPGTLFLPTSGVINTVLGLVIGGLFIIVIQKAYQVMLYHHVGEGGEFSYTLANMGKVHGFIVGWSLSLCYLSMIPLNATAYVLILRKIFGEVILWGYMYDFGPTSVYLADILIASAPIIIFTIINLRGLSLSAKIQNIMSSALVLIVIVLFFIIMGKSDLKVFSDNYLGLDKISLAKTASIIAIIPFLFVGFDVVPQVSCDLGFPPSKTHLPTIISIVFGILLYSLLNMIGAFSYGPEEAAKVEWAVASSVTSTTGSIGFFFLLIAIFSAVTGGINGFMISSSKLLGALSNEKLSPAFLGKKNDKNLYPNAILFIAGISLIGPWIGREVIILIVDMASVLAALAYTYVGMIGIRKGKNLFEKIMCAFSGLIGLVFIGLLLIPGSPAQLTKESMFFLIAWTFLGFLFYRFGTRRNEKSKE